TGAGGTCGACATCGACGCGTCCGCGCTGACCCCGTTCGTCACCTGGGGCACCAACCCGGGCCAGGGCGTCCCGCTGGGCGCTGCTGTGCCCAGTCCCGCCGACTTCGACGACCCGGTCGACCGGTCCGCGGCCGAGCGGGCGCTGGAGTACATGGGGCTGACCGCCGGAACGCCGATGCGCGAGGTCCGGGTGGACACCGTCTTCCTGGGCTCGTGCACCAACGGCCGGATCGAGGACCTGCGGCTGGCCGCCTCGGTGATCAAGGGACACAAGATCGCCGACGGACTGCGGATGCTGGTCGTCCCGGGCTCGGCTCGGGTCCGGCTGCAAGCCATGAGCGAGGGCCTGGACAAGGTCTTCACCGAAGCCGGCGCCGAATGGCGGGAGGCCGGCTGCTCGATGTGCCTGGGCATGAACCCCGACCAGCTGGCACCGGGCGAGCGCTCGGCGTCCACCTCCAATCGCAACTTCGAAGGCCGCCAGGGCAAGGGCGGTCGCACCCACCTGGTCTCGCCCGCGGTTGCCGCCGCCACTGCGATCCGCGGCACCCTGAGCTCCCCGGCCGATCTGTAAGGAAGAGAAATGGACAAGTTCAGTTCCCACACCGGGATCGCGGTGCCGCTGCGCCGCAGCAACGTCGATACCGACCAGATCATCCCTGCGGTCTACCTGAAGCGGGTCACCCGGACCGGCTTCGAGGACGGCCTGTTCGCCGCCTGGCGCAACGACCCTGACTTCGTGCTGAACCAGCCGGCCTACACCCAGGGTTCGATCCTGGTGGCCGGACCCGACTTCGGCACCGGCTCGTCCCGCGAGCACGCGGTCTGGGCCCTGCAGAACTACGGCTTCCGGGTGATCATCGGCTCCCGGTTCGGCGACATCTTCCGCTCGAACTCCGGCAAGGCCGGCCTGGTCATCGCCAGCGTCAGCCAGGACGTGGTCGAGCAGCTGTGGGCCATCGCCGAGGCCACTCCGGGGACCGAGTTCAGCGTCGACCTGGTGGCCAAGACCATCACCGCTGGTGAGAGCACCTTTGAGTTCACCATCGACGACTACACCCG
The nucleotide sequence above comes from Propionicimonas paludicola. Encoded proteins:
- the leuD gene encoding 3-isopropylmalate dehydratase small subunit, with amino-acid sequence MDKFSSHTGIAVPLRRSNVDTDQIIPAVYLKRVTRTGFEDGLFAAWRNDPDFVLNQPAYTQGSILVAGPDFGTGSSREHAVWALQNYGFRVIIGSRFGDIFRSNSGKAGLVIASVSQDVVEQLWAIAEATPGTEFSVDLVAKTITAGESTFEFTIDDYTRHRLLEGLDDIGITLTHADKIAAYEARRPAWLPKTLPAKIAG